A stretch of the Panicum virgatum strain AP13 chromosome 9N, P.virgatum_v5, whole genome shotgun sequence genome encodes the following:
- the LOC120692844 gene encoding defensin Ec-AMP-D2-like gives MELPRKLFSAVLLVLLLLVATEVGGPVGVAEARTCLSQSHRFRGPCVRRANCANVCRTEGFPDGKCRGFRRRCFCTTHCRE, from the exons ATGGAGCTCCCTCGGAAGCTCTTCTCGGCCGTCCTcctcgtgctgctgctgctcgtggCCACAG AGGTCGGCGGGCCGGtgggcgtggcggaggcgcgtACGTGCCTGTCGCAGAGCCACAGGTTCCGTGGCCCCTGCGTGCGTAGGGCCAACTGCGCCAACGTCTGCAGGACGGAGGGCTTCCCCGACGGCAAGTGCCGcggcttccgccgccgctgcttctgCACCACGCACTGCCGGGAGTGA